In the genome of Sardina pilchardus chromosome 14, fSarPil1.1, whole genome shotgun sequence, one region contains:
- the mat2al gene encoding methionine adenosyltransferase II, alpha-like isoform X1 — translation MDHSESRKSKEKTFLFTSESVGEGHSDKMCDQISDAVLDAYLSQDPDSKVACECVAKTGMILLCGEVTSNAVVDIQRVVRDTIKKIGYDCSAKGFDYKTCNVLLALQPQCPEITDCVFEGRNDEDVGAGDQGVMFGYATDETEECMPLTILMAHRLNAKMKELSKTECPWIMPDSKSQVTVEYRENMGSTEPLRVHTVVISVNHTPDITAQEIRLQLLEKVVKAVIPARYLDNRTIYHLLPSGKFLEGGPRADAGLTGRKIIVDTYGGWGAHGGGAFSGKDCSKVDRSGAYAARWVAKSLVKAKLCKRVLVQISYAIGVSHPLSISLFHYGTSPLDEDELLQIVNKNFDLRPGVIVKELGLKKPIYQATACYGHFGRDEFPWEKPKTLVL, via the exons ataAAATGTGTGACCAAATTAGTGATGCCGTTCTGGATGCTTACCTGTCTCAGGACCCTGACTCCAAAGTAGCATGTG AATGCGTGGCTAAGACAGGCATGATCCTTCTGTGTGGAGAGGTGACATCAAATGCAGTTGTTGATATTCAGAGGGTGGTGAGAGATACCATTAAGAAAATTGGATATGATTGTTCGGCCAAAG GCTTTGATTATAAGACCTGCAATGTCCTTTTGGCCTTACAACCACAATGTCCTGAAATAACcgactgtgtgtttgaggggagaAACGACGAGGATGTTGGAGCAGGGGATCAA GGCGTGATGTTTGGCTATGCAACAGATGAAACTGAGGAGTGCATGCCACTGACCATTCTCATGGCACATCGACTCAATGCTAAAATGAAAGAGCTGTCTAAAACAGAATGTCCCTGGATTATGCCTGACTCAAAATCACAG GTTACTGTGGAGTATCGGGAGAACATGGGCTCCACGGAACCCCTCCGTGTTCACACTGTGGTTATCTCAGTCAACCATACCCCTGACATCACTGCGCAGGAAATCAGACTGCAGCTTTTGGAAAAGGTTGTTAAGGCAGTGATTCCAGCCAGATACCTTGACAACAGGACCATTTATCACCTTTTGCCCAGTGGGAAGTTTCTGGAAGGTGGACCAAGG GCTGATGCTGGCCTCACTGGCAGAAAGATAATTGTGGACACATATGGTGGATGGGGAGCTCATGGAGGAGGGGCGTTCTCCGGGAAAGACTGCTCCAAAGTGGATCGTTCTGGGGCCTATGCGGCCCGCTGGGTAGCCAAGTCTCTGGTGAAAGCAAAGCTGTGCAAGCGGGTCTTAGTTCAG ATATCTTATGCAATTGGGGTGAGCCATCCTTTATCCATATCTCTTTTTCACTATGGCACTTCTCCATTGGATGAGGATGAGCTTCTTCAAATTGTGAATAAGAACTTCGACTTGAGGCCAGGAGTGATTGTTAA GGAGCTGGGTCTGAAAAAACCCATCTACCAAGCCACTGCCTGCTATGGACATTTTGGAAGAGATGAGTTTCCGTGGGAGAAGCCAAAAACCCTTGTACTCTAA
- the mat2al gene encoding methionine adenosyltransferase II, alpha-like isoform X2, with protein sequence MDHSESRKSKEKTFLFTSESVGEGHSDKMCDQISDAVLDAYLSQDPDSKVACECVAKTGMILLCGEVTSNAVVDIQRVVRDTIKKIGYDCSAKGFDYKTCNVLLALQPQCPEITDCVFEGRNDEDVGAGDQGVMFGYATDETEECMPLTILMAHRLNAKMKELSKTECPWIMPDSKSQVTVEYRENMGSTEPLRVHTVVISVNHTPDITAQEIRLQLLEKVVKAVIPARYLDNRTIYHLLPSGKFLEGGPRADAGLTGRKIIVDTYGGWGAHGGGAFSGKDCSKVDRSGAYAARWVAKSLVKAKLCKRVLVQISYAIGVSHPLSISLFHYGTSPLDEDELLQIVNKNFDLRPGVIVK encoded by the exons ataAAATGTGTGACCAAATTAGTGATGCCGTTCTGGATGCTTACCTGTCTCAGGACCCTGACTCCAAAGTAGCATGTG AATGCGTGGCTAAGACAGGCATGATCCTTCTGTGTGGAGAGGTGACATCAAATGCAGTTGTTGATATTCAGAGGGTGGTGAGAGATACCATTAAGAAAATTGGATATGATTGTTCGGCCAAAG GCTTTGATTATAAGACCTGCAATGTCCTTTTGGCCTTACAACCACAATGTCCTGAAATAACcgactgtgtgtttgaggggagaAACGACGAGGATGTTGGAGCAGGGGATCAA GGCGTGATGTTTGGCTATGCAACAGATGAAACTGAGGAGTGCATGCCACTGACCATTCTCATGGCACATCGACTCAATGCTAAAATGAAAGAGCTGTCTAAAACAGAATGTCCCTGGATTATGCCTGACTCAAAATCACAG GTTACTGTGGAGTATCGGGAGAACATGGGCTCCACGGAACCCCTCCGTGTTCACACTGTGGTTATCTCAGTCAACCATACCCCTGACATCACTGCGCAGGAAATCAGACTGCAGCTTTTGGAAAAGGTTGTTAAGGCAGTGATTCCAGCCAGATACCTTGACAACAGGACCATTTATCACCTTTTGCCCAGTGGGAAGTTTCTGGAAGGTGGACCAAGG GCTGATGCTGGCCTCACTGGCAGAAAGATAATTGTGGACACATATGGTGGATGGGGAGCTCATGGAGGAGGGGCGTTCTCCGGGAAAGACTGCTCCAAAGTGGATCGTTCTGGGGCCTATGCGGCCCGCTGGGTAGCCAAGTCTCTGGTGAAAGCAAAGCTGTGCAAGCGGGTCTTAGTTCAG ATATCTTATGCAATTGGGGTGAGCCATCCTTTATCCATATCTCTTTTTCACTATGGCACTTCTCCATTGGATGAGGATGAGCTTCTTCAAATTGTGAATAAGAACTTCGACTTGAGGCCAGGAGTGATTGTTAAGTGA